In one Solanum dulcamara chromosome 1, daSolDulc1.2, whole genome shotgun sequence genomic region, the following are encoded:
- the LOC129890809 gene encoding uncharacterized protein LOC129890809, with protein sequence MQRLVDHVLAVTKESVKTFTYESLNNVVRLINGVSALLLTILPGNSSILEGIHGWELRPAFRAPRLPRWMEDGVSSFNQFIHELSVEPNASSSVQYSSQEDVDENIGPMSPSLQSSQASRVSSFTRQGGNWVHLLGYIFSWFLLPIKFMLGILLYLCGSRTTSGSLQSSHLRATKRLQSLRDHFVQRATDRRRGVVEDLHLAIEIIIETVFGFVHKAAHCLLSPIVTFTEVVKWFFSCMSGHEDVLADGSVVSVPTDSLSANDPMPRERQTSFYHSLNTDARTCQDVITELGYPYEALRVVTNDGYIVLLERIPRRDARKVVYLQHGVFDSSMGWTSNGVVGSPAFAAYDQGYDVFLGNFRGLVSREHVDDNISPRQYWRYSINEHGTQDIPAMIEKIHKIKVAELKNSQAAFEEECESDQPYKLCAISHSLGGAAILMYVITQRIEEKPHRLSRLILLSPAGFHHDSNIVFTVMEYIFLVLSPLLMPFVPAFYIPTRFFRMLVNKLSRDFHNLPAVGGLVQTLISYVVGGDSSNWVGALGLSHFNMNDMPAVSFCVALHMAQIKRSRKFIMFDYRSTATNMEVYGSPQPLDLGEYYILIDIPVDLVAGRKDNVIRPSMVRKHYDVMTDAGVDVSYNEFEYAHLDFTFSHREELLAYVMSRLMLVGYSARQPAGQKSLRNQKNEGQPSSH encoded by the exons ATGCAACGGCTCGTTGACCATGTCCTTGCTGTAACCAAGGA ATCTGTTAAAACATTCACTTATGAGTCATTGAACAATGTTGTGAGGTTGATAAATGGGGTGTCAGCACTATTGTTGACAATATTGCCAGGGAACTCTTCTATTCTTGAAGGTATCCATGGTTGGGAGCTTCGGCCAGCATTCCGTGCACCTAGGCTTCCACGTTGGATGGAAGA TGGTGTCTCATCCTTTAACCAATTCATTCATGAGCTTTCTGTTGAACCCAATGCCTCATCAAGTGTACAATACTCATCACAGGAAGATGTTGATGAAAACATTGGTCCAATGTCTCCTTCGTTACAAAGTTCTCAAGCTTCCAGAGTGAGCAGTTTTACCAGGCAGGGTGGTAATTGGGTACATTTGCTCGGATATATCTTCTCATGGTTCCTATTACCCATTAAATTTATGTTGGGAATACTGTTGTATCTCTGTGGTTCACGTACTACATCTGGGAGTCTCCAGTCTTCCCATCTACGAGCTACCAAGAGACTACAGTCACTCAGGGACCACTTTGTCCAACGTGCCACTGACAGAAGGCGAGGTGTAGTTGAG GATCTCCATCTAGCAATTGAGATCATCATTGAGACTGTCTTTGGATTTGTTCACAAGGCAGCACATTGTCTTCTTTCACCGATAGTCACGTTTACGGAAGTGGTGAAATGGTTCTTTTCTTGTATGAGTGGCCACGAGGATGTTCTTGCTGATGGTTCagttgtatctgtacctacagaTTCTCTTTCAGCGAATGATCCTATGCCTAGGGAACGACAAACAAGCTTTTATCATTCTCTTAATACAGATGCTAGGACGTGTCAAGATGTCATAACAGAGCTTGG GTACCCATATGAAGCTCTTCGTGTTGTTACTAACGATGGATATATTGTCCTTCTGGAGAGAATTCCAAG ACGTGATGCTCGGAAAGTTGTTTATCTGCAACATGGGGTTTTTGATTCATCCATGGG CTGGACATCGAATGGAGTTGTTGGTTCTCCTGCATTTGCAGCCTATGATCAAG GGTATGATGTTTTCCTTGGAAATTTTCGCGGACTGGTTTCGAGAGAACATGTTGACGACAATATATCCCCACGACA ATACTGGCGGTACTCCATAAATGAGCACGGGACACAAGATATACCTGCGATGATAGAGAAGATCCACAAAATAAAAGTTGCTGAATTGAAAAATAGCCAAGCGGCTTTTGAGGAAGAGTGTGAGAGTGATCAACCTTACAAGCTCTGTGCTATTTCCCATAGTTTGGGTGGAGCTGCTATTCTGATGTATGTCATAACCCAGCGAATTGAGGAAAAACCCCATAGGCTTTCAAGATTAATCTTGTTATCACCTGCTGGCTTCCATCATGATTCAAATATTGTATTCACGGTGATGGAGTACATATTCCTAGTGTTATCTCCTTTACTGATGCCCTTTGTGCCAGCTTTCTATATACCCACTCGTTTTTTCCGGATGCTGGTCAATAAGTTATCACGGGACTTCCATAACTTACCTGCAGTTGGAGGCCTTGTGCAAACCCTGATAAGTTATGTAGTTGGTGGAGACAGTTCAAATTGGGTCGGAGCTTTAGGGTTATCACATTTCAATATGAATGATATGCCAGCTGTTTCATTCTGTGTGGCACTTCACATGGCACAGATCAAACGCAGCCGTAAATTTATCATGTTTGACTACAGGAGTACTGCTACAAACATGGAAGTCTATGGATCCCCACAGCCCTTGGATTTGGGGGAGTACTATATCCTTATTGATATTCCTGTTGACCTTGTTGCTGGGCGGAAGGACAACGTCATAAGGCCGTCCATGGTTAGGAAGCATTATGACGTGATGACTGATGCAGGTGTAGATGTATCATATAATGAGTTTGAGTACGCTCATTTGGATTTTACATTTTCTCATCGTGAAGAACTACTTGCATATGTTATGTCCCGGTTAATGTTAGTAGGGTATTCGGCAAGGCAACCAGCTGGGCAGAAATCATTAAGGAATCAGAAAAATGAGGGACAACCGAGCAGCCATTGA